A window of Vigna unguiculata cultivar IT97K-499-35 chromosome 4, ASM411807v1, whole genome shotgun sequence contains these coding sequences:
- the LOC114180919 gene encoding F-box/FBD/LRR-repeat protein At3g26920-like, protein MADLISNIPDDILLYILSSLPTKEVVATSVLSKRWNPLWRSVPSFDFSICYENREETCDHFHSVYSFLRSRDRDQPLLRFRLNYFINCFNPTVHYSYRAIRDTESMIKTRIEDAVSGNTRVQHLDLCLDLYIVMPSVVFTFKTLVFLKLANIKVENIPFVDFPMLKILHLNRVLFSEGIDISQLLSGCPNLEDLEVKCILINAEIKVSSLTNLGNMAAKFLPFEIVKNVKVLSIDLFRSHDWIYEFQNLVQLKLDYLYIQNNWVEFLETLRHCPMLQTLAIGCVGKVSFGSSGQGHEEAVLPDPQSVPACISSHLKTCTLGCYRGSMDEFLFARYIMQNAKYLRTMKINIYSYNGEKQNMIRDLSSCMKSSDTCKLSFGNYYGIIKVSF, encoded by the exons ATGGCCGATTTGATCAGCAATATTCCAGATGATAttcttttatacattttatcttCTCTTCCAACCAAAGAAGTTGTTGCAACCAGTGTTCTCTCAAAGCGTTGGAACCCTCTTTGGCGTTCAGTTCCCTCTTTTGATTTCTCTATTTGTTATGAAAACCGCGAAGAGACCTGCGATCACTTTCACTCGGTGTACTCTTTTCTGCGTTCGCGTGATAGAGATCAACCCCTCCTCAGATTTCGcctcaattattttatcaactGTTTTAATCCTACCGTTCATTATAGTTATAGAGCCATCCGTGATACTGAAAGCATGATCAAGACACGGATTGAGGATGCAGTGAGTGGAAATACAAGAGTTCAACACCTCGACCTCTGTTTGGATCTTTACATTGTCATGCCCTCTGTGGTGTTTACCTTCAAAACTCTTGTATTTCTGAAATTGGCCAATATAAAAGTGGAAAATATCCCCTTTGTTGATTTTCCCATGCTTAAAATCTTGCATTTGAATCGTGTGCTCTTCTCAGAAGGTATAGATATTTCACAGCTTCTCTCTGGGTGCCCTAATCTTGAGGACTTGGAAGTCAAATGTATACTTATCAATGCTGAAATAAAGGTCAGCAGTTTGACAAACCTGGGCAACATGGCTGCAAAATTTTTGCCATTCGAAATTGTGAAGAATGTTAAAGTTTTGTCCATAGATTTG TTCCGTTCGCATGATTGGATTTATGAGTTTCAGAATTTAGTTCAACTTAAATTGGATTACCTGTATATTCAGAACAATTGGGTTGAGTTCTTGGAAACGCTGAGGCATTGTCCCATGCTTCAAACTCTTGCAATTGGTTGTGTTGGGAAG GTAAGTTTTGGTTCATCTGGGCAAGGCCATGAAGAAGCAGTGTTGCCAGACCCACAATCTGTTCCTGCATGCATCTCATCACACCTTAAAACCTGTACTCTTGGATGTTACAGGGGTTCGATGGATGAGTTTCTATTTGCAAGATACATTATGCAGAATGCAAAATATTTAAGGACCATGAAAATCAATATTTACTCTTACAATGGGGAGAAACAAAATATGATAAGAGATTTATCCTCGTGCATGAAGAGTTCAGATACTTGTAAACTTTCATTTGGTAATTACTATGGAATAATTAAGGTTTCTTTTTAG